From the Bacillota bacterium genome, the window AAGGCAATCGATAAATTCAACCCCGTGGGTATCGCGGAATATGGCTCCTTCATCTTCCCACTCAACGAAAGAATAGTCTGATGAAACAGACTTGCGGGCGCTCAAGATGGCTGGATTGACATACTCCGCATAGTTTGTTACCGAATCTGATACTACGCGGTCCTTTTCTTCTTTTGTCAGTTCATCTTTCAAAATAATATCGATAATACGTGAGCTTTCCTGAATAACTGATTCACGATCCATATTTGACTGGCTCCTCCCCTATCGGTATATATTTACCTGTTAAAATATTATGCAAAAACAATGCCAAGAAAAAGGCAAAGATTAATACTTATAAATATAGGTAAATGATAAAGTACTGTAAATTTTCAAGGTTATAATTATCAAAAATGAGACATGATTGCAGGGGAACTTTAGATTTTGAGAAATTGTCAGTTAAGTAGTACCTCAACCTGGGTGTGATATAATAATCAGGTAAACCTCTTTTGCACAGCAGATGATAGTTAGCTGGATGAATGCTAATACGCAGCGGCATGCAAAACGAGGTTCTTCTGTAGTACCGGCTTTAACTATACAGGAGGTAAAAATATATGGCAGAAAAGAAACGCCCTTTGGATTTTAATAAAACAGAAACTTCTATACGAAAAAAAGGATCCAGCCTTGGTTTTGGGTCGGTCCTGAAAATATTCTTAACATTAATGATTGTGTTACTGATCATTGCCGGAGGAGCTGCAGCTGCAGTCGTGGTTAACTATGTTAACGAAGCACCTCCCTTTGATCTATCCCGACTGGCAACAGTGGAAACATCATATATTTATGACCGCGATGGAAGAGAGATTACTGCCCTTCATGAGGAACAGAACCGTATTGTGGTCAGTCTTAATGAAATACCGGAACATGTCCGGAATGCTTTTATTGCTATTGAAGATGAACGATTCTACAGCCACTTCGGTTTTGATATCATTGGGAGCATCAGGGCTGCAATGGTAAATCTCAGAGCCGGGAGTATAGTTCAGGGAGCCAGCACTATATCACAGCAGCTTGCCCAAAACGCTTTTTTAAGTACGGAAACTACATATCAACGAAAAATACAGGAGATCTGGCTGGCTATTCAACTGGAACGCAGTTTCGGTAAAGAAGAGATCCTGGAGATGTATCTTAATCGTATTTATTTCGGTAACGGTGCGTACGGCGTTGAAGCCGCTGCACAGACCTATTTCGGGAAAAGTGTACAGGAGTTAAACCTGCCTGAGGCAGCAATGCTGGCCGGTGCGGTTCGTTCACCCAATTACTACAACCCCATCGATGGTGAAGCTGAAGCTGAATCAAGAATGCAGCTTATTTTATCAAGCATGCACAGGCTTAACTTTATTTCATCAGCAGAATATGAAAATGCATTAAGGCAGGAGCTGTTTTACAGTGAACCTCCCGATCGTGAATATCCGTATCCGCATTTTGTCGACTATGTTGTTCATCATGAGTTAATTCGTATCCTGAGTGACGTTCCCGGTATCGGTTCCCGTGAAGAAGCCTATCGGGCTATATATACAGGGGGGCTGCGTATTTTTACAACATTGGATCCTGAACTGCAGTCTCATGTTGAGGAAGTGTTGGGCAGAACGGAATTATATCCTACCACTGCCTATTACAGTATGCCGGCAGTTAGAGAAGCTGTGGCTGCTCTCCCTCCCGGACGCGATCTTAGCCGGACTCAACTTCAGGAACTTGTCGATGAGGAAGGTGGTATACCCCAACCACAGGCAGCAATAGTTGTTGCCGATCCGACTACCGGTCAGATAAGAGCCCTTGGCGGAGGCAGGGAATACAGCAAGAAAACCGATGAAGTATTGAGGTTTGCTGCTCTGCGCCAGCCTGGATCGGCAATAAAACCGATTATCACTTACGCTCCGGCCTTTGAAGAAGGTACTCTTGCCGGTGCCGGTTCAACCCTTGATGATTCCCCCTTTACCGGTCCACAGGGCTGGCAGCCCAAAAACTTCGATAACCGGTTCAGGGGAATGATATCAGCCCGGGAGGCTCTTTATTTTTCTTATAATGTTCCGGCAGTTCGCGCATTTCAACAGCTGGGACCCCGGGTGGGAGTCAGCTATGCCCAGCGGATGGGCATATCAACTATTGACCCTTCCGAGATTGATAACCTGGCCCTCACGCTTGGTGGTTTTACCTACGGTGTGAGCGCTATCGATATGGCCCAGGCTTACAGTGTTTTAGCCAATGAAGGGATCAAGGTTGATCTGTATACCATAGAGAAAATTGAAGATCGCCATGGCGCTGTGCTGTACGAAAACAGAATCAATCCACAGCAGGTGCTCAGTCCCCAGGCAGCTTTCCTGGTCAACGATATTTTACAGGATTTTGTCCGTCTATACCTGGGCAGGGCTTTACAGATTGACCGTCCTGTAGCGGCAAAAACAGGAACAACTGAAAACTGGAAAGATGTTTACCTCGTAGCCTACACGCCAAACCTGGTTGCTTCATTCTGGATGGGATTTGATGAACCGAAAATGGGAGGCATTCAACAGGGTTGGCGCTATTCCACGGCGTTTTTAAGGGAGGTATTTCTCGATGCTTTTCAGACGCTGGAGGTAAGAGAATTTATCCGGCCATCGGGAATTGTCCGTTTGGAAGTGTGCTCGGTTTCCGGACTCCGGCCTACCGAACTTTGCCGGGCAGCTGACAGTGTGAGGTACGACTATTTCATTGAAAAACATGCACCCCGGTTAACCTGTGATTTTCACCTCATCCCTGAGCTTGATCCCGATGAACTGGATGATGAGATTGAGGAACCCGAGGATCCGGTAGATGAAGAACCTGATCCCGGAGAGGATCCACCGGATGACGGCGGAGAGCCTCCGGATGACGATGAAGTTCCGCCGACCCCTCCCGGGGATGATAACGGAACCGAACCACCGCCTGGTGATGAGTCAAACGGACAGGGTGGTCCGGGAGAAACCGACCCGGGTAACTGGTGGGAAAATTTTCTGGTGTTTATCTGGCGGGCAAACAACCTTTTTAATTTCCTCTAGGGTCAGTTTGGCTGCATAAACCCAGTTCAGCCATGATTCTTCCCAAAGTTGTTATTGAAGGTTCACTAAGGGGAAGCAGGGGAAGGCGCGGGGGGCCACCATAAAGTCCGATCAGATCGAGCGCTGCTTTTAAGCCGGCTGCACCCCAGCGGGCAGTTACCGCATTATTTATTTTCAGCAGCGATAACTGTATCTTTCTGGCCTGCTCAATATTTCCGGACTTATATAAGCGGTATATTTCACAACACTGGCGGGGCATAATATTAGCCAGGGCAAGAGTACCCCCTTTTGCTCCCATGATAAGAGCAGGCAAAAGAAAGCTTGCTGAACCGGCAAAAACTGCGAAATCATGCCTGCAGTTTTTGATAATTTCTCCAATCTGGGTTAAATTGCCCGAACTATCCTTTATGCCGATAATATTGGGGTGTTCAGCAAGTTTGATCACCAGCTTTGAACTTAGGTTCAGGTTGGTATTGCGGGGCATGTTATATAATATCACCGGTAAAGGAGAACTATCTGCAACTATCTGGTAATGGTTTGCCAGTGTATCTTCATCAAGGTTGTTCTTAAAATAGCTGGGATTTAAAACCAGTACTGCATCAGCTCCGCATTTATATGCTTCCCTATTCAATTTAATAGTTTCCCTGGTTGACTCACAACCTGTTCCCACGATCAACTTTTTCCCCGGAGTTAGTTTTTCCCTGATAAATGAATATAATTTAGTTTTTTCATTAACATCGAGAAGTGCGGCTTCTCCATTTGTCCCCGCAGCGACTAAGCCTTCAAGAGGGCTTTCTGAATACCAATGCATATTGTCAGCCATTTTTTCCCAGTAAATATTGCCTGCGGTATCAAAAGGAGTCGTAACCGGAGCATAGATTCCGGAGATCATTTGAAACACCTGCCTTAATTTAGAATAATCGAAGTTCTGTTAGATAGAAAGGAATCATTGTACCTATTATAACCGGAAAAAGGTGAAAGGGCAGCTTTATTTACCAAGTATTTGAAAAAAAGTGATTATCATCGTAAATTGGTGTTGACAGGAATAACAGAAAATTGATATAATAATATACCTTCTATATATTTAATAAAAGAGAAGAAGGTGTTGGCTTCCAATGAGTAGATTGGAAAGTGCCAGGGAGAAAAAGAAAAAACAAAAGGTACTAAAGAGGCAAATACTGCTCTTCTTTATTGTGCTTGCATTAATCCTCAGTGTTCTTGCGTTTACTTACCGAGACCAAATTTTCAACCTGAACAGACAACCAGCTGCTGATCTTATCGATATGGAGAGATCTGTTGCTGTCTTAGATATATTCGACTTGACTTATGTCTGGATATTTCTGAAAGATGGAGTTGACGCCGGCTCTGTTACAGCAAATGGGGAAAATCTTGCCTACAATGGCCTGTATGATCGGTGGGAAACCGTTTTCAGCGATTATCGGGAAGGAGATACAATCATACTGGTAATTACCGATAAAAATGATGAAAGCAGAATACAGGAAGTTGAAATTATTATCCGCAAGCTCTAGAAATTACTGGTTTATCGACGGTTTATAAGAGAAGCCGTCTGTTTTTATAAAAATTGTATTTTTATAAAAGGGAGGGGTAGTGGAGTATATATATAGCCTTTTGAAAATATTAAAGAAGGGAGAAAAGTATTATGCTTTATTTCAAAAAGTATGCCAGCGTTGTCATTTTTATAGTTGTACTCCTTTTTCTTTTCTCCGCAACAGCATTTGCAGCAGACTCAGATCCCAAGTATGTCCTTTTTCAGCGGTCTGATTTAAAGTATATAATTGTTGATTATGAACAGGCAGTTTTCGATGCTACGCAACCGCTGGGGGATAAACTTTATAATGCTGCGGTTGAAGGTATTCAGGATGCGCTTTCAAACCACAGGAAAGTATACGTGGAGACAAAGGGCGGAACAAAAATTGATTACAGTAAAGCAGTTGATGACGGACTGACATTTCAGCAGGCTTTGAGCAATTCAGCATATCATGTGTCGGCAATGCCTCAGCCTTCCTATGAAATGTACATGGATGGAATCAGGGTGGCACTGAGGGCTCCCATTCCGCTTGAATTTCCTGAATGGATGACTGTTACTGAACCCTGGTCGGAAATAGCAAATTGTTTCTTTGTAAATGTCACGATTGATGAAACCAGGCTGGGAGAAGCGTACCTGGGTAGAACGCTCGATAACATTGATGCTGTTACGGTGAAAAGCATACCGGCTGTCCGCGGCGGAGAGAATAACAACATCTGGCGGGTAAAAATCATTGGTACTGTCCAACCGAACATTAAACCTGCTGATGTCAGGGTAATGCTTGATGGTTCCTGGCTCTGGTAATACCTGTTTACGGTAATTTGGATGATGAATATACCGGGGAGGTGATAAATGTGAGAAAATATTTTAAAGCAATCGGTTTGCTTTTTGCTGCAGCATTTCTGATTCTTTGCCTGTCCGGCACGGTATTTGCAGCAAGCTATATTGTAACTGATGTATATTACGAGAATGCCGGAGGAGATATAGTAAGGATCGATTATTCTAAAGCGGTTGAAGATACTGCCCCATATCCCACCCCTGATTATACTCTCTACAACGCAACAGTGGCTAAAATAAGGGAAGCCCTGGAAAACTTCCGCGATGTTTGGGTTATTGTGCTTATTCAGGGTGATACAGATCCGGTCATGATTCATTATAGTGAAGCGCTGAAAAACGGACTGACCTTGAAGCAGGCTGTTGATGATCCAGATCAGGCTTATTTCCTTGAAGATGAAGAATGGCCTGAGTATACCATGGAACTGGTTGTGGATGGTGGCGTGGCTGTTGAAAAACCGTCCGGAGATCTTTACTGGTTAAAAGACCTTTATATCGTACCCGATGAGATCGGCAAACAGTGGCTAATCTATGCTATATTGGATGCAGATAATTTGCCGGGTAATTACTCACTAAACGATGTTGATGCAGTAATGATCAAGGGTGAGGCGGCAAGCCAGGATCCTGATTTGCCGGAAAGATGGCAGCTGCGCATTGAAAAAGATCCCGATCAATTCTGGGAAACTGTCACCGTTAATACCGGAGAAGTTGTCTTGGTAATCGGCGGTCAGGAGTATTATCTCGGAAGCTGATAATAATTTAACATACATGGATCCGGAAAAGTGGTGTTCCGTGAAGATGGGGCGCCACTTTTATATTATTTCTCCGATGGCTGCCATATAAACTGCAGTTTCGTTGACACCGTCAACATCGATTATAAGGTTTACTTCATCGTCAAAGAATGCCCCTACCTGGCATGAACCAAGCCCGCAGGAGACTGCAGCCAGGGCAGCATTTTGGCCGATATGCCCCGCATCAAGATAGATATAACGGCAAGCGCGCTGATCATATCTGATATTTTTGCAGGAGTTTGATTAACTAAATGGAAATAATTAGACTACACATCTTTGAAAGCATATTTAGACAAATTTCAGTCATTTGGGAGGCAGTTAAAATGGAGAAAAAATGTATTGATATTGAAGGAATCAGTAAGGCCGGCCCCTATTCGCATGCTGTTGAAGTGGGGGAGATGCTGTTTCTTTCCGGCACTGTACCGGTTGATCCAAAAACCGGGGAAGCTGTCCGGGGTGACATTAAACGAGCAACGGCAAGAGTTCTCGAAAACATCAAGATGATTCTCGAAGGTGCCGGCAGCAGTCTTGATAATGTGGTCAAAGCGGGTGTTTTTTTAACAGATATGGCTGATTTCTCTGATATGAATGAAGTTTACAAAACCTACTTCACGTCTGAACAACCTGCCAGGACCTGTGTTGCTGTTAAGCAGCTTCCAGGAAACTTTGAAGTCGAGATGGATATCATTGCAATCAAATAAAGGTGCATTACAAGTTCTTACCGAAAGGAAGTGATTTCCGTTAATGACCATAAAAAGTGCAGAAGAATATAGGGAAAGAATGTACAGGTTGAATAAAAATATTTTCATGGGTGGAGAATGCATAGGCCGTGACGATCACCGGTTAAAGCCAGGTCTGGATTTGATCGCCGACAGTTTTGAGAAAGCAAATGATCCTTCCCTGAAAAGTTTAATAACAGCTGAGTCACACTTGACCGGGGAAAAGATCCACCGCCTGTGCCATATCCACCAGAGTTCAGATGACCTTTTGAAAAAACAGGAGCTCACCAGGCAGTTATGCCGGAAAGCGGGGGGATGCATTCAGCGCTGCATGGGCATTGATGCCCTGAATGCCATATCGGTCGTTACAAAAGATTGCGATGATGCCTTTGGAACAGAATATTATCCCCGTTTTGTCGAATTTATGAAGTATTTTCAAGCCAATGATCTTGTTGGCAATTGCGCTCAATCTGATGTGAAAGGTGATAGATCCAAACGTCCTTTTGAGCAAAGCGACCCGGATCTCTATTTGCGGGTTATTGAAAAGAAAAAAGAAGGGATAGTTGTCCGGGGCTGTAAGGCACATAACTCGAATGCTCCTTTTTCGGATGAAATCGTAGCTGTTCCAACCCGCCTTATGACGGATAAAGATGCTGACTGGGCAGTAGCCTTTTCAATGCCGGCTGATACTCCCGGTATAAAACAGGTAGTCAGGATTACCACCCCCAGGGAGCGAAAGCAGATCAAAACTAAAAATTTCTTTGGCCTTGCCGATTCAATGACTGTATTTGACGACGTCCTTGTCCCATGGGAAAGGGTATTCCTCTGCGGCGAAACATATTTTGCCAGCATACTGGCCATGCTCTTTGCAACCTACCACCGCCACAGCTATACAGGGTGTAAACCGGCAATGACTGACCTCATCCTTGGAGCATCAGCATTGGCCGCGGAATATAACGGCGTGGGTGATGCCTCACATGTTAAAGATAAACTCTCAGAACTGATTGCTACCGGAGAACTTGTTTATGCAGCCGGTATAGCTGCCTCGGTTAAATCAACTCCGGCCAACTCGGGAACCCACATCCCCAATATCATATATACTAATGTTGGGCGCTACCATGCCGGTGTAAAACTCTACCACGAATATGAAATTCTGGCTGACCTTGCCGGAGGCTTGCCGGCAACCCTGCCGTACGAAGATGAATTCTTTGCTGATGAGACTAGAGATCTGATGGAGAAATATATCAAGCGCAAAGATGGAGTATCTGCAGAAGATCAGCATCGACTGTTCCGCACCCTTTCCGACATGCTCTGCAGTGCCCATTCAGGTGTGGCCCAGGTCGGTGGTCTGCATGGTGGAGGTTCGCCGATTATGGAAAAGATTGCAATCCGTAATAATTATGATATTGATTCCTGCATCCGCCTGTTTAAAATGCACTGCGGAATAGACTCCTGATAAGACGAGTAAACTTGCTTGTGGAATTTAATTTTAGGGGGGTATAGTTAGGCCATGGAGATGCTGTCTGATGAAAATAAATTTGGTTTAATCGACAGGGTTGAAATAACAGTTTTGATGGACGATTACGCCGGATTTGACAGCGCCATGATTGCTGTCCATGGCGCTTCATACCTGGTCGAAGTAACAGCCGGCAAACACACAAAAACCATCCTGTTTGATACCGGACAGTCAACCGATTCCTTACTGCATAATATGGCGCTGCTGAAGAAAGATATAAAAGCCATCGATTATATCATACTCTCTCACTGTCACTATGATCATACAGGCGGGCTGCTTGGAACTCTGCAGGCAATTGGTAAAAAAAGTTTGCCCATAGTAGCTCACCCGGATATTTTCAGGCAATCTATTGCTCTTGATCCATGTTTGCGGTCCATCGGGTTCTACCCCGGTCATAACAGAAGTGCCTTGGAAGCTGCGGGTGGTGAACTTATCCTTACAACTGATCCACTTAAAATAATGCCCGGGATTCTTACAACGGGAGAAATTACCAGGCGTGTTGAGTTTGAGAATCAGCCTACCCTGTCAACCTACACATTAAATGAAGGCCAGTTAGTTCCCGATCTTTTAACAGATGATCTTTCCATGGTCTTATTATTTAACGACAGCATCGCGGTGCTCACCGGTTGTTCACATGCCGGAATCATCAGCATAATTCAGACTGCCGTAAATATTACCGGTGTAGATCGGATTAAAGCTGTTATCGGTGGCTTTCATCTTCTTAGTGCGGATGCACCGAAAATTAAAACAACGGTGGAAAAAATGAAAGAGATCAATCCAGCTGAAATATTTACAGGACACTGCAGTGGACTTAAAGCGGAAGCTGCACTGCAGAATAGTTTTGGCAGTCGTTTTCATAAACTAAGTACCGGTCTTGAGATCAAACTATAGCAGAAAGAGGTTGTGACCTATGAATTATGATGTAAATTATGTGCGAAACCAGTTTCCAGCCTTAGCCCTTAAAGTTAATGGCTATCCGGCAGCATATCTCGATGGACCGGGAGGCACACAGGTACCCCAGAGAGTAATCGATGCTGTGGTTAATTATCTCGTAAAATGCAATGCCAACTCCGGAGGTTTTTTCAAAACCAGCATGGAAAGCGATAATATTATCAATAATGCCAGAGCAGCTTTGGCTGATTTTCTGGGGTCGGATCCCGATGAGATTGCCTTCGGGCAAAATACAACTAACCTGATGTACCAACTGGCTTTTGCCCTGGGCAGAAATCCGGGTAAAAGAAAGGAAATTATTATTACTGAAATTGATCATGAAGCAAACCGCGGGCCTTGGTTAGCTTTGGAAGAGAAAGGTTTTGTGGTCAGGGAGGTTAAGATTAATCCTGAAAACTGCACGCTTGATATGGAAGATTATCGTTCTAAATTATCGGAGAACACCCTGGTTGCTGCATTCAATTATGCATCAAACGGTGTGGGTACTGTCAGCGATGTTAAAGAAATGGTCAGGTTGGCTCATGAAGCTGGAGCACTGGCCGTGGTTGATGCAGTCCACTATGCCCTGCATGGTCCGATCGATGTGAAAGATTTAGGTGTAGATTTTCTGCTTTGCTCGGCATATAAGTTCTTTGGGCCGCACCTGGGAGTTCTCTACGGCAGGCGTGACCAGTTTGAGAAGCTCCCTGCATATAAACTGAGGGTTCAGTATGATAAAATTCCCTGCAAAATTGAAACGGGGACCTTAAACCATGAAGGGATTGCCGGGGCAGCGGAAGCAGTGGAGTTCATAGCTGATCTAGGCAATAAATTTGGTTCAATTCTGAATCCAGAACCTGCGGAGCTTTCTGCTAAGCAGAATAATCGCAGAGAAATGGTTATCGCCGGCATGAAAGTTATGGAACAATACGAACAGCCTTTAGCCGGAAAATTGATCAATAATTTGTCGCAGGTAAATGGAGTCAAGGTATATGGACCACCTCAGGGTCACCCTCGAACTTCGACTGTATCTTTTTCTTTAAAAGGTTTAACTGCAGAAAAAATAGCAAAAGATTTAGGCGAAAAAGGGATATTTGTCTGGGATGGTCATTTTTATGCTATCCGGTTGGTTGAAAGACTCGGCCTCATACCCCTTGGCGGTTTGGTCAGGATTGGTCTTTCACCTTACAATACTGAAGGTGAAATTGACCGCCTGGTAGACGAGGTGTATAAAATGGCAAAAGGTAGCTCCTGAGTCGTCATTATGATTCAGGCAGCTCTTGAATATGCAGATAAAGAATAGAGAGGAGAGGCTAAACTTGAAGATTTGCGATATTTATGAATATGTTGTAAAAAAAGGAATCGAAAAAGATCCCAGGGAACCTGCAGGAGTAACTGCAGCCCTGGAAAAGGCAAGAAAAAAATATGAAGATCTGAAGGAAGCTGAAAAAAAGGAATTTGATCTTGAATCGCTTACCAATCCGTACAGCGATACGAGAATTCTTTGTGGAGATCCGGATGCAGAGGTAAAAAGAATGATGGTTGGAGTTGATATAGAGGTTGGTGAAGTCCTTCTGGCAGATCGACTGGCCGGGAAAGATAAACAAATAGACTTGATAATGGCTCATCATCCTGAAGGTAAAGCACTGGCAGATCTCCATTATGTTATGCACCTGCAGGAAGACATTCTGGCTCGTTTTGGTGTCCCTATAAACGTTGCAGAATCAATTCTGTCATCACGAATCAGTGAAGTGAAAAGAGGTTTAATGCCGGTCAACCATAACCGGGCAATTGATGCTGCTAAAATTCTGGGGATTGCCATGATGTGTGCTCATACAGTTGCCGATAACCAGGTAACAGCTTTTTTACAGACCATGTTTGATCGGGAAAAACCTGATACTTTGATCGATGTTTTGAAGCTGCTGAAAGAAGTTCCCGAATATGCCGAAGCTGTAAAAAGCAGTGTAGGTCCGAATATTATCTTAGGCGCCAAGGAGAGACGGGCCGGTAAGGTTCTGGTTGATATGACCGGTGGGACCAGTGGGTCGGAAGATGCCTATGCCAAGCTGTCCCAGGCCGGGATAGGAACAATTGTAGGTATGCACATGAGTGATAAACACCGTAAGCAGGCAGAAGAGAATCATATAAATGTTGTTATCGCTGGTCATATTGCCAGTGATTCACTGGGTATGAACCTTTTACTCGATGGACTGGAGAAGCAGGGCATTGATATTATACCCTGCTCAGGGTTAATCAGGCACAGCAGGAATTAACCCTTGAGAAGTGATTATTTACTAAAAGTTATTGTATGGCGATCCGGACCCTGGCATCGAGAGCTAATGATCCCTTCCCTTCAGAAAATACCCGGACCGGATTAATATCCAGCTCTCTGATGCCGGGGAAATCGGCGAGCAGCATTGATACCCTGACTACCAGATCGATGAATGATTCAATATCGCCCGCAGCTTTGCCGCGAGTACCTTGAAGAACCTGGAATGACTTCAGGTTCTTTAGTTTTTTCCTGATATTATCGGGTTCAGCAGGACAGATCATATTCGCTGTATCCTTAAAAACCTCGATAAAAATTCCGCCCATTCCGAAAAATATCACGGGTCCGAATGAAGGGTCCTGTTTGCCACCGATGAACATATCATAGCCTTCGGGTGCCATTGGTTGAATCCTCACTCCTCCGAAATGAGCATTCTTCTTGAAAGACTGAAGATTACTGCGGATATTTTCAAACCCTTCGGCAACTTCTTCATTATCGGAGAGGTTGAGCAATACTCCTCCCACATCAGACTTATGAAGAGCATCAGGTGAGATTACCTTCATTACAACGGGAAGTCCAACTTCTTTTGCGGTGAGAACAGCTTCAGCGGCTGATATCGCTGTTCTGGATACTGTCGTCTTAATACCATATGAAGCCAGAAGTTCCAAAGCTTCTTCACCGTAATCTCCCTGCTTATCCTGCATCCAGCGTTTAGCAGCAATATGATCTATCTTTTCCGGTGCAGCAGCATTTTTTTGTTCTGCTAAAAGCTTTTTCCGCTCATAATATTTCATCTGGATTGCCAGGGCGGTGATCATCTCTTCAGGACTGTTGAAGATAGGGAACTCAACATATCGTTTTGTCTGCTGAATCATACGGGTAGGGCCGAAAAGGCAGACTCCGAGAGGTTTCCCTGCAGAAAGGATAGAACCCCAGGCTTCTTTGGAAAGGTCGGTGAGGAACATTTTCTGGAATATATTATCACCCTGTGGCATCTGAGGTCTCTGGCTGATGTAAATTGAACCGTCAACCTGGTCGGAATGCATAACTGAATAAAGTACATATGCGGTTAATTTAGGATCATAAATGTCACCCATATCCAGAGGATTGGAAAAGTTAATAACTCCTGCATTGCTGAACTGTTTAAGGCTGTCATAGAACTCCCGGCCCATATCGGCGAATGTAAAACCGGCTTTTTCGCATAAGTCAGCGCCCAGAACTGCAAATCCACCGGCCGGACTCATAACCATGATCCGTTTTCCCTTCATCGGCGGCAGATGAAATGCTTTGGTTACTTCAATAAAGTCGAGGAAATTATCAATGCGGATTATCCCGGCTTCTTCGAAAGCAGAATCGATTATTGCCTCATCACTGCTTAAGGCAGCAGTATGGCTCATAGCTGCTTCTTTGCCTGCTCGGGTCGTATTAGCCTTGTAAACAATAATCGGTTTATCTATGCCGGCGGCAGTTTCAATTAATTTCCTGCCCCGATTGATGCTTTCAAGGTAGAGGCAAATAACCTTAGTCTGGGGATCTTTGCCGTAATACTCGAGAAAGTCAACTTCATCAAGGTCGAGTTTATTTCCGATGCTGGCGAATTTTGCCAGGCCGATCTTTTCATCAAACAGATAGTTCAGCATTGTTAATGCCACGCCACCGCTCTGTGAAATGATCGACATTTCCCCCTTTGGAGCTTTATGCAGCGCTACGAATGGCAGGCAGAGCCCGTTATCAGTATTGGCAACAGTCACGCTGTTAGGCCCTACAAAGCGTATCCCGTAATTACGGGAGATAGAAACCAGTTTATCTGCTAAAGCTTTCCCCTCTTCACTGAACTCTGAAAAGCCGCCTGATGGAATAGCCATCCGCCTGATACCGAACTTGCCGCAGCGTTCCATCATATCCGGAATCAAGGGGGCGGGGATCATGCAGTAGGCCAGATCAGG encodes:
- a CDS encoding PBP1A family penicillin-binding protein encodes the protein MAEKKRPLDFNKTETSIRKKGSSLGFGSVLKIFLTLMIVLLIIAGGAAAAVVVNYVNEAPPFDLSRLATVETSYIYDRDGREITALHEEQNRIVVSLNEIPEHVRNAFIAIEDERFYSHFGFDIIGSIRAAMVNLRAGSIVQGASTISQQLAQNAFLSTETTYQRKIQEIWLAIQLERSFGKEEILEMYLNRIYFGNGAYGVEAAAQTYFGKSVQELNLPEAAMLAGAVRSPNYYNPIDGEAEAESRMQLILSSMHRLNFISSAEYENALRQELFYSEPPDREYPYPHFVDYVVHHELIRILSDVPGIGSREEAYRAIYTGGLRIFTTLDPELQSHVEEVLGRTELYPTTAYYSMPAVREAVAALPPGRDLSRTQLQELVDEEGGIPQPQAAIVVADPTTGQIRALGGGREYSKKTDEVLRFAALRQPGSAIKPIITYAPAFEEGTLAGAGSTLDDSPFTGPQGWQPKNFDNRFRGMISAREALYFSYNVPAVRAFQQLGPRVGVSYAQRMGISTIDPSEIDNLALTLGGFTYGVSAIDMAQAYSVLANEGIKVDLYTIEKIEDRHGAVLYENRINPQQVLSPQAAFLVNDILQDFVRLYLGRALQIDRPVAAKTGTTENWKDVYLVAYTPNLVASFWMGFDEPKMGGIQQGWRYSTAFLREVFLDAFQTLEVREFIRPSGIVRLEVCSVSGLRPTELCRAADSVRYDYFIEKHAPRLTCDFHLIPELDPDELDDEIEEPEDPVDEEPDPGEDPPDDGGEPPDDDEVPPTPPGDDNGTEPPPGDESNGQGGPGETDPGNWWENFLVFIWRANNLFNFL
- a CDS encoding dihydrodipicolinate synthase family protein produces the protein MISGIYAPVTTPFDTAGNIYWEKMADNMHWYSESPLEGLVAAGTNGEAALLDVNEKTKLYSFIREKLTPGKKLIVGTGCESTRETIKLNREAYKCGADAVLVLNPSYFKNNLDEDTLANHYQIVADSSPLPVILYNMPRNTNLNLSSKLVIKLAEHPNIIGIKDSSGNLTQIGEIIKNCRHDFAVFAGSASFLLPALIMGAKGGTLALANIMPRQCCEIYRLYKSGNIEQARKIQLSLLKINNAVTARWGAAGLKAALDLIGLYGGPPRLPLLPLSEPSITTLGRIMAELGLCSQTDPRGN
- a CDS encoding nitroreductase family protein — its product is MRYDQRACRYIYLDAGHIGQNAALAAVSCGLGSCQVGAFFDDEVNLIIDVDGVNETAVYMAAIGEII
- a CDS encoding Rid family detoxifying hydrolase encodes the protein MEKKCIDIEGISKAGPYSHAVEVGEMLFLSGTVPVDPKTGEAVRGDIKRATARVLENIKMILEGAGSSLDNVVKAGVFLTDMADFSDMNEVYKTYFTSEQPARTCVAVKQLPGNFEVEMDIIAIK
- a CDS encoding 4-hydroxyphenylacetate 3-hydroxylase N-terminal domain-containing protein, with the protein product MTIKSAEEYRERMYRLNKNIFMGGECIGRDDHRLKPGLDLIADSFEKANDPSLKSLITAESHLTGEKIHRLCHIHQSSDDLLKKQELTRQLCRKAGGCIQRCMGIDALNAISVVTKDCDDAFGTEYYPRFVEFMKYFQANDLVGNCAQSDVKGDRSKRPFEQSDPDLYLRVIEKKKEGIVVRGCKAHNSNAPFSDEIVAVPTRLMTDKDADWAVAFSMPADTPGIKQVVRITTPRERKQIKTKNFFGLADSMTVFDDVLVPWERVFLCGETYFASILAMLFATYHRHSYTGCKPAMTDLILGASALAAEYNGVGDASHVKDKLSELIATGELVYAAGIAASVKSTPANSGTHIPNIIYTNVGRYHAGVKLYHEYEILADLAGGLPATLPYEDEFFADETRDLMEKYIKRKDGVSAEDQHRLFRTLSDMLCSAHSGVAQVGGLHGGGSPIMEKIAIRNNYDIDSCIRLFKMHCGIDS
- a CDS encoding MBL fold metallo-hydrolase, translating into MEMLSDENKFGLIDRVEITVLMDDYAGFDSAMIAVHGASYLVEVTAGKHTKTILFDTGQSTDSLLHNMALLKKDIKAIDYIILSHCHYDHTGGLLGTLQAIGKKSLPIVAHPDIFRQSIALDPCLRSIGFYPGHNRSALEAAGGELILTTDPLKIMPGILTTGEITRRVEFENQPTLSTYTLNEGQLVPDLLTDDLSMVLLFNDSIAVLTGCSHAGIISIIQTAVNITGVDRIKAVIGGFHLLSADAPKIKTTVEKMKEINPAEIFTGHCSGLKAEAALQNSFGSRFHKLSTGLEIKL